A window of the Halopseudomonas phragmitis genome harbors these coding sequences:
- the uvrD gene encoding DNA helicase II, protein MDISHLINSLNDAQRQAVTASPGQQLVLAGAGSGKTRVLVHRIAWLIQVENASPWSILSVTFTNKAAYEMRQRIEQLLGISPQGMWVGTFHGLAHRLLRAHWREAGLAEQFQILDSDDQQRLVKRVIRELGLDENQWAPRQAQWWINAQKDEGLRPQHIQPAGDLYLTTMLRIYAAYEQACARAGVVDFAELLLRSLELWRDNAGLREQYQARFRHLLVDEFQDTNAVQYAWLRLIAGSNPSLMVVGDDDQSIYGWRGARIENIQQFQSDYPNAELIRLEQNYRSTALILKAANALIGNNAGRLGKELWTDGSEGEPIALYAGFNEQDEARYIVERIEQAVGEGMARREIAILYRSNAQSRVLEEALLRAGIPYRIYGGQRFFERAEIKNAMAYLRLVANRGDDGALERIINLPTRGIGDKTVEALREHARACNVTLWQAACDMLDMKALPGRAANAVQGFLQLIEEMAQRVEGLPLYSMTQQVIEHSGLLRFHEQEKGDKAQARVENLEELVSAARAFENDQAELEEEGNVLLAFLAHASLEAGDTQADQFEDSVQLMTLHSAKGLEFPLVFLAGVEEGLFPHKMSLEEPGRLEEERRLAYVGITRAMQQLVITWAETRRLYGSETFNKISRFVREIPSELIREVRLGNQVSRPFGPKNKLFQAEATESTGFALGQRVAHGLFGEGVVLNYEGHGAQARIQVNFDDEGSKWLMVAYAKLQPL, encoded by the coding sequence ATGGATATTTCACACCTTATCAACTCGCTTAACGACGCCCAGCGCCAGGCGGTCACCGCCAGCCCTGGGCAACAACTGGTTCTGGCTGGCGCCGGCTCGGGCAAGACCCGGGTGCTGGTGCATCGCATCGCTTGGTTGATCCAGGTCGAGAATGCCTCGCCCTGGAGCATTCTGTCGGTGACCTTTACCAACAAGGCCGCCTATGAAATGCGCCAGCGTATCGAGCAACTACTCGGTATCTCGCCGCAGGGCATGTGGGTCGGCACCTTCCACGGCCTGGCCCACCGCCTGCTGCGCGCCCATTGGCGTGAGGCCGGACTGGCCGAACAGTTCCAGATCCTCGACAGCGATGACCAGCAGCGGCTGGTCAAGCGGGTCATCCGCGAACTGGGGCTAGATGAGAACCAGTGGGCGCCGCGTCAGGCTCAGTGGTGGATCAACGCACAAAAGGACGAAGGCCTGCGCCCGCAGCACATCCAGCCGGCCGGGGACCTGTACCTGACCACCATGCTGCGCATTTATGCGGCCTATGAACAGGCCTGCGCGCGTGCCGGGGTGGTGGATTTCGCCGAACTGCTGTTGCGCTCGCTGGAGCTGTGGCGCGACAACGCCGGGTTGCGCGAGCAGTACCAGGCGCGTTTCCGTCACTTGCTGGTCGACGAGTTTCAGGACACCAACGCTGTGCAGTATGCCTGGCTACGCCTGATCGCCGGTAGCAACCCGAGTCTGATGGTGGTTGGCGATGATGACCAGTCGATCTACGGCTGGCGCGGCGCGCGGATCGAGAACATCCAGCAGTTCCAAAGCGACTACCCCAACGCCGAGCTGATCCGGCTGGAACAGAACTACCGCTCCACCGCGCTGATCCTCAAGGCCGCCAACGCGCTGATCGGCAACAACGCCGGGCGTCTGGGCAAGGAGCTGTGGACCGACGGCAGCGAAGGCGAACCGATTGCCCTGTATGCCGGTTTCAACGAACAGGACGAGGCGCGCTATATCGTCGAGCGTATCGAGCAGGCGGTGGGCGAGGGCATGGCCCGCCGTGAAATCGCCATTCTCTATCGTTCCAACGCCCAGTCGCGGGTGCTCGAAGAGGCTCTGCTGCGTGCCGGCATTCCCTACCGCATCTACGGTGGACAGCGCTTCTTCGAGCGCGCCGAGATCAAGAACGCCATGGCTTACCTGCGTCTGGTCGCCAACCGCGGCGATGACGGCGCGCTGGAGCGGATCATCAACCTGCCGACCCGGGGCATTGGCGACAAGACCGTCGAAGCGCTGCGCGAGCACGCCCGCGCCTGCAACGTCACGCTGTGGCAGGCAGCCTGCGACATGCTCGATATGAAAGCCCTGCCCGGGCGCGCGGCCAATGCGGTCCAGGGCTTTTTGCAACTGATTGAGGAAATGGCCCAGCGGGTCGAAGGTCTGCCGCTCTACAGCATGACCCAGCAGGTCATCGAACACAGCGGCCTGCTGCGTTTTCACGAACAGGAAAAGGGCGACAAGGCCCAGGCACGGGTCGAAAACCTTGAGGAACTGGTGTCGGCTGCCCGCGCCTTCGAGAATGATCAGGCTGAGCTGGAAGAAGAGGGCAATGTGCTGCTGGCCTTCCTCGCCCATGCTTCGCTGGAGGCCGGCGATACCCAGGCCGACCAGTTCGAGGACAGCGTCCAGCTGATGACCCTGCACAGCGCCAAGGGCCTGGAATTCCCGCTGGTGTTCCTGGCCGGAGTGGAAGAGGGCCTGTTCCCGCACAAGATGAGCCTGGAAGAGCCCGGCCGGCTGGAGGAGGAGCGGCGTCTGGCCTATGTCGGCATCACTCGCGCCATGCAGCAGTTGGTGATCACCTGGGCGGAAACCCGGCGGCTGTATGGCAGCGAAACGTTCAACAAGATTTCCCGCTTTGTGCGCGAGATCCCATCCGAGCTGATTCGCGAGGTACGCCTGGGCAACCAGGTCAGCCGTCCGTTCGGGCCGAAGAACAAGCTGTTCCAGGCCGAAGCCACCGAAAGCACCGGCTTCGCCCTGGGTCAGCGAGTGGCGCACGGCCTTTTCGGCGAGGGCGTGGTACTCAACTACGAAGGACATGGCGCCCAGGCCCGTATCCAGGTCAACTTCGACGACGAAGGCAGCAAATGGCTGATGGTCGCCTATGCCAAGCTGCAGCCGCTGTAA
- a CDS encoding MarR family winged helix-turn-helix transcriptional regulator encodes MSSPSHLHLRNQICLALYSAGNALSRAYRPLLEPLDLTYPQYLVMLALWEEDGVSVTAICERTRLDTGTVTPLLKRLEAKGLLLRARSAEDERRRVISLTDSGRALQARAEDIPLRMACLGVLTPAEGAELKRLSETLYRNLLALEQLRANPGDNGDGLAG; translated from the coding sequence ATGTCTTCTCCCTCTCACTTGCACCTGCGCAACCAGATCTGCCTGGCCCTGTATTCGGCGGGCAATGCCCTGTCGCGGGCCTACCGGCCGTTGCTCGAGCCGCTGGATCTGACCTATCCGCAGTACCTGGTGATGCTGGCGTTGTGGGAGGAGGACGGTGTGTCGGTGACCGCCATCTGCGAGCGCACCCGGCTGGATACCGGTACCGTGACGCCGTTGCTGAAACGGCTGGAGGCCAAGGGGCTGCTGCTGCGTGCCCGTTCAGCCGAGGACGAGCGCCGGCGGGTGATTAGCCTGACCGACAGCGGCCGGGCGCTGCAGGCGCGCGCCGAGGACATTCCCCTGCGCATGGCCTGCCTGGGCGTGCTGACCCCGGCGGAGGGCGCTGAGCTCAAGCGTCTGTCGGAAACCCTGTATCGCAATCTGCTGGCGTTGGAGCAGCTGCGTGCCAATCCGGGGGATAACGGGGACGGGTTGGCGGGTTAG
- a CDS encoding putative bifunctional diguanylate cyclase/phosphodiesterase: MTFDTSPFASGHTEQRLRQLDKLYHYSRLPQWLILLSASAISLLVWEHTERPVLLAWLLLIGLLVLLRSHLVNRYRQASNAIKLRLRWRLLFYLGNALSGLSMAYVHLFLVPLDNFSLQAPAYGLVTGVSLCVSIIYAQRFLAFITFALPCWLPPIIYLLSRDDPSSPYWGLMALALFSCLMLAAAFINRSAITTARANQRNEALVARLDDARQQAEALNQQLTREIQQRRQAEQHLRDSHDALEERVRQRTAELEQATRALSASETQLSLAMEASELGLWDWNLETDQVFHSHLQEIFGLPAESVTSMLRDLRPRLHPDDVRPLQETLVRHMRGNTPSYRIEYRVRHADGRWIWVEDSGRAVARDDSGRVTRMIGTRRDITARKHQQEQAQLAATVFEATSEGIYILDPELKILAVNQAFSVISGYAAGDVIGQPIYRLNDLADAFDTYQRLSQLLHTQDRWQGELLEQRRSGERYPQWLQLTVVRNHKGETTHLVGFFADLTTHRQTEEQLQYLTNFDALTQLANRNLFNQRLQEATGRARQYRYGLALLHIDLDRFKYINDTLGHDVADQLLRLVAGRLSDLAPEADTLARLSADEFVILVERDTSLEQLSELAAQLLKGLRQPVSIMGHELVVTASIGISQFPDTARDSLLMITQANQAMQHAKHLGGNTYRFFTRELRAYSLERLQLENQLRKAIEDNQLVVHYQPKLHLNDDSISGAEALVRWQHPQRGLVMPGDFIDMAEETGLIIALGDAVLHKACRQASHWYHQGPTPVCVSVNLSVQQLRQSHFARRVQHILEECQLPAEYLELELTESMFLEHVDAVAHNIAELRAMGIRLAVDDFGTGYSSLAYLKRFPVDTLKIDRVFVTDLGQHSQDAAITRAIIAMAHSLDLRVVAEGVERDVQLAYLKQYGCDEVQGYLISRPLSAADFTAMLQEHRGLMN; the protein is encoded by the coding sequence ATGACGTTTGACACCAGCCCATTTGCCAGTGGCCACACCGAGCAGCGCCTACGCCAGCTCGATAAGCTGTATCACTATTCGCGTCTGCCACAGTGGTTGATCCTGCTTTCGGCCAGCGCCATCAGCTTGCTTGTCTGGGAGCATACCGAGCGCCCTGTATTGTTGGCCTGGCTACTGCTGATCGGTTTGCTGGTGCTGCTGCGCAGCCATCTGGTGAACCGCTACCGGCAAGCCTCCAACGCAATCAAGCTGCGCCTGCGCTGGCGCCTGCTGTTCTATCTGGGTAATGCCCTGTCCGGCCTGAGCATGGCCTATGTGCATCTGTTCCTGGTGCCGCTCGACAACTTCAGTCTGCAAGCACCAGCCTACGGGCTGGTCACCGGGGTCAGTCTGTGCGTAAGCATTATCTACGCTCAACGGTTTCTGGCGTTCATCACCTTTGCCCTGCCTTGCTGGTTGCCGCCAATCATCTATCTGTTGAGTCGCGACGACCCTTCCAGCCCCTATTGGGGCTTGATGGCTTTGGCGCTGTTTAGTTGCCTGATGCTGGCGGCAGCTTTCATCAATCGCTCGGCGATCACTACTGCCCGGGCCAATCAGCGCAACGAGGCGCTGGTGGCGCGGCTGGACGATGCCCGACAACAGGCCGAGGCACTGAACCAGCAACTGACCCGGGAAATCCAGCAGCGGCGCCAGGCCGAACAGCATCTGCGAGACAGCCATGACGCCCTGGAGGAGCGGGTACGTCAGCGTACCGCCGAGTTGGAACAGGCAACCCGGGCCCTGAGTGCCAGCGAAACCCAGCTCAGCCTGGCAATGGAAGCCAGTGAATTGGGGCTATGGGACTGGAACCTGGAAACCGATCAGGTATTTCACTCCCACCTGCAAGAGATTTTCGGCTTACCGGCCGAGTCGGTCACCAGCATGCTCAGGGATCTGCGCCCACGCCTGCACCCGGACGATGTGCGGCCGCTGCAGGAAACCCTGGTTCGGCACATGCGTGGCAATACCCCGTCCTATCGCATCGAGTACCGGGTTCGGCACGCCGATGGCCGCTGGATCTGGGTCGAAGACAGTGGCCGGGCGGTGGCCCGCGATGACAGCGGCCGGGTAACCCGGATGATCGGCACCCGTCGCGACATCACCGCCCGCAAGCACCAGCAGGAACAGGCGCAGTTGGCAGCAACCGTATTCGAGGCCACCTCCGAAGGTATCTACATTCTTGATCCCGAGCTGAAAATCCTGGCGGTCAACCAGGCTTTCAGCGTAATCAGTGGCTACGCTGCCGGGGATGTGATCGGTCAACCGATTTACCGCCTGAACGATCTGGCCGACGCTTTCGACACTTATCAGCGCCTGAGCCAGTTGCTGCATACCCAGGATCGCTGGCAGGGCGAGCTGCTCGAACAACGCCGCAGCGGCGAGCGCTACCCACAGTGGCTGCAACTGACCGTCGTGCGCAACCACAAGGGTGAAACCACCCATCTGGTCGGCTTCTTCGCCGATCTGACCACCCACCGCCAGACCGAAGAACAGCTTCAGTACCTGACCAATTTCGACGCGCTGACCCAGTTGGCCAATCGCAACCTGTTCAACCAGCGCCTGCAGGAAGCCACCGGCCGGGCCCGTCAGTACCGCTACGGGCTGGCCTTGTTACATATCGACCTGGACCGCTTCAAGTACATCAACGACACCCTCGGGCATGACGTAGCCGACCAGTTGCTGCGACTGGTGGCCGGGCGCCTGAGCGATCTGGCTCCCGAGGCCGATACCCTGGCGCGCCTGTCGGCCGACGAGTTCGTGATTCTGGTCGAACGCGACACCAGCCTCGAACAGCTCAGCGAACTGGCCGCTCAACTGCTCAAAGGCCTGCGCCAGCCGGTCAGCATCATGGGCCATGAACTGGTGGTCACTGCCTCTATCGGCATCAGCCAGTTCCCGGATACCGCCCGTGACAGCCTGCTGATGATCACCCAGGCCAACCAGGCCATGCAGCATGCCAAGCACCTGGGCGGCAACACCTACCGGTTCTTCACCCGAGAACTGCGGGCCTACAGCCTGGAGCGCCTGCAATTGGAAAACCAGTTGCGCAAGGCCATCGAAGACAACCAACTGGTGGTGCATTACCAGCCCAAGCTGCACCTGAACGACGATAGCATCAGCGGCGCCGAAGCGCTGGTACGCTGGCAACATCCACAGCGTGGTCTGGTGATGCCGGGCGACTTTATCGACATGGCCGAGGAAACCGGGCTGATCATCGCCCTGGGCGATGCCGTGCTGCACAAAGCCTGCCGTCAGGCCAGCCACTGGTATCACCAGGGCCCAACGCCGGTCTGCGTATCGGTCAACCTGTCAGTGCAGCAGTTGCGCCAGAGCCACTTCGCCCGCCGGGTCCAGCATATCCTTGAGGAATGCCAGTTGCCGGCCGAGTATCTGGAGCTGGAGCTGACCGAAAGCATGTTCCTCGAACATGTCGATGCGGTGGCCCACAATATCGCCGAGCTGCGGGCCATGGGGATTCGCCTGGCAGTCGACGACTTCGGCACCGGCTACTCCTCGCTGGCCTATCTCAAGCGCTTCCCGGTCGATACCCTGAAGATCGATCGGGTATTCGTCACCGATCTGGGCCAACACAGCCAGGACGCGGCGATTACCCGGGCGATCATCGCCATGGCCCATAGCCTGGACCTGCGCGTGGTTGCCGAAGGGGTCGAGCGCGATGTGCAGCTGGCCTATCTCAAGCAGTACGGCTGCGACGAAGTGCAGGGGTATCTGATCAGCCGGCCGCTCTCGGCGGCCGACTTTACCGCCATGCTGCAGGAGCACCGGGGCCTGATGAACTAG
- a CDS encoding TRAP transporter substrate-binding protein yields MKRRELITAAGLGLGAMALAGCQDQDKAIAEGGEQSQQRFRWKMVTSWPKNFPGLGTTAERFADTVNRLSSGRLRIQVFAANELVPALEVFDAVSSGTAELGHSAAYYWKGKSAAAPFFTAVPFGMNAQEMNAWLYEGGGLELWRQAYAPFGVLPLPCGNTGVQMAGWFNKEINSLDDLRGLKIRMPGFGGEVLARAGATTINLPGSDIFTSLQNGMIDATDWVSPYNDLAFGLHQAAKYYYYPGWQEPCAVLELTINQRAFEALPADLQSIVEEAARTTNQAMLDEYTRRNADALNTLVNEHQVQLRRLPDEVLERLRELSMQVLDETANQDPLNRQVWDSMEAFRQKVWANHALGEQVMYGLRG; encoded by the coding sequence ATGAAACGACGTGAACTGATCACCGCCGCCGGTCTGGGCCTCGGTGCCATGGCCCTGGCCGGTTGCCAGGACCAGGACAAGGCCATCGCCGAGGGCGGTGAGCAAAGCCAGCAACGCTTTCGCTGGAAAATGGTCACCTCCTGGCCAAAGAACTTCCCCGGCCTTGGCACCACGGCCGAGCGCTTCGCCGACACGGTCAACCGTCTGTCCAGTGGCCGCTTGCGCATCCAGGTGTTTGCCGCCAACGAACTGGTTCCAGCCCTGGAAGTGTTCGATGCAGTCTCCAGCGGCACCGCCGAGCTGGGCCACAGCGCGGCCTATTACTGGAAGGGCAAAAGTGCCGCTGCGCCGTTCTTTACCGCCGTGCCTTTCGGCATGAACGCCCAGGAAATGAATGCCTGGTTGTACGAAGGCGGCGGCCTGGAACTGTGGCGCCAGGCCTACGCTCCGTTCGGTGTCCTGCCGTTGCCCTGCGGCAATACCGGGGTGCAGATGGCCGGCTGGTTCAACAAGGAAATCAACAGCCTTGATGATCTGCGCGGGCTGAAGATCCGCATGCCCGGCTTTGGCGGCGAAGTGCTGGCCCGTGCCGGTGCCACCACGATCAACCTGCCGGGTAGCGACATCTTCACCTCGTTGCAGAACGGCATGATCGATGCGACTGACTGGGTCAGCCCTTACAACGACCTGGCCTTCGGTCTGCACCAGGCCGCCAAATACTACTATTACCCCGGCTGGCAGGAGCCCTGTGCGGTGCTTGAGCTGACCATCAACCAGCGCGCCTTCGAGGCCTTGCCGGCCGATCTGCAGAGTATTGTCGAAGAGGCCGCACGGACCACCAACCAGGCCATGCTCGATGAGTACACCCGGCGCAACGCCGATGCCCTCAATACCCTGGTCAACGAGCACCAGGTACAACTGCGCCGGTTGCCCGATGAGGTGCTTGAACGGCTGCGTGAACTATCGATGCAGGTGTTGGACGAAACCGCCAACCAGGATCCGCTCAACCGCCAGGTCTGGGACTCGATGGAAGCTTTCCGGCAAAAGGTCTGGGCCAACCATGCGCTGGGCGAACAGGTGATGTACGGTTTGCGTGGTTGA